The following coding sequences lie in one Arachis stenosperma cultivar V10309 chromosome 5, arast.V10309.gnm1.PFL2, whole genome shotgun sequence genomic window:
- the LOC130981497 gene encoding uncharacterized protein LOC130981497, producing MSTHGRGRGRGRGRIGTFTPGLAGNDPVDFMAALGNMAAAMQATAEALGNQINQGNHGNNNDEDGPMTLATFLKVHPPTFRGTSNPTDADNWIQAMERALQAQQVPEEQWLKFGTYQLQARNAKELELMQLKQGQMTVAEYTSRFEELCRFSRICQGAPDDFAEWKCIKYEGGLRSDILSFVAPMEIRVFSELVNKSRVAEDCLRKATSDKSDQRIFVRRDQGRNFAPRGQDFKRGGYTPQPHLGQNNFQRFSNNNSQGRGKGKQAQTPPNDLTCRRCGKYHPNTPCRAGLGVCYYCGEAGHLSWNCPEKKKNQEAGKAQHQGRVFTMTADGAGTADTPIRGNHALIIEISDCLA from the exons ATGTCGACTCACGGACGCGGTCGCGGCCGAGGTAGAGGTAGGATAGGCACTTTTACTCCTGGCCTAGCAGGGAATGATCCAGTAGACTTCATGGCTGCCCTGGGAAATATGGCTGCGGCTATGCAGGCGACAGCCGAGGCACTGGGTAATCAGATAAACCAGGGTAATCATGGAAACAATAATGATGAGGATGGTCCCATGACACTTGCTACATTTCTGAAAGTTCACCCTCCGACCTTTAGGGGAACCTCAAATCCCACAGATGCAGATAACTGGATTCAAGCTATGGAACGGGCACTGCAGGCTCAGCAGGTTCCTGAGGAGCAATGGCTTAAGTTTGGAACTTATCAGCTGCAGG CCAGAAATGCCAAAGAACTTGAATTGATGCAGTTAAAGCAGGGACAGATGACTGTTGCTGAGTATACTAGCAGGTTTGAGGAGTTATGTCGCTTTTCTCGTATTTGTCAAGGTGCGCCTGATGATTTTGCTGAGTGGAAAtgtattaagtatgagggaGGTCTTCGAAGTGATATTCTGAGCTTCGTTGCACCAATGGAGATCAGAGTGTTTTCAGAACTGGTAAATAAAAGTAGAGTTGCTGAGGATTGTCTGAGAAAGGCGACATCAGATAAGAGTGATCAGCGAATTTTTGTTAGGAGAGATCAGGGAAGGAACTTCGCCCCTAGAGGACAAGATTTTAAGCGAGGCGGTTACACCCCACAACCACATTTGGGTCAGAATAACTTCCAGAGATTCAGTAATAATAACAGTCAGGGAAgaggcaaaggaaagcaagctCAGACCCCACCGAATGATTTAACTTGTAGGAGGTGTGGAAAGTACCACCCGAATACTCCGTGCAGGGCTGGTTTAGGTGTATGCTATTACTGTGGTGAAGCTGGGCATTTGTCTTGGAATTGtccagaaaagaaaaagaatcaagAAGCTGGAAAGGCACAACATCAGGGACGCGTGTTCACTATGACAGCGGATGGTGCTGGAACCGCAGATACTCCGATTAGAGGTAATCACGCACTGATAATCGAAATTTCCGACTGCCTTGCGTAG
- the LOC130981499 gene encoding uncharacterized protein LOC130981499 — protein MSTHGRGRGRGRGRIGTFTPGLAGNDPVDFMAALGNMAAAMQATAEALGNQINQGNHGNNNDEDGPMTLATFLKVHPPTFRGTSNPTDADNWIQAMERALQAQQVPEEQWVEFGTYQLQGEAQHWWQGTRRILQPDGAVIPWEVFRTEFYKKYFPNSARNAKELELMQLKQGQMTVAEYTSRFEELCRFSRICQGAPDDFAEWKCIKYEGGLRSDILSFVAPMEIRVFSELVNKSRVAEDCLRKATSDKSDQRIFVRRDQGRNFAPRGQDFKRGGYTPQPHLGQNNFQRFSNNNSQGRGKGKQAQTPPNDLTCRRCGKYHPNTPCRAGLGVCYYCGEAGHLSWNCPEKKKNQEAGKAQHQGRVFTMTADGAGTADTPIRGNHALIIEISDCLA, from the coding sequence ATGTCGACTCACGGACGCGGTCGCGGCCGAGGTAGAGGTAGGATAGGCACTTTTACTCCTGGCCTAGCAGGGAATGATCCAGTAGACTTCATGGCTGCCCTGGGAAATATGGCTGCGGCTATGCAGGCGACAGCCGAGGCACTGGGTAATCAGATAAACCAGGGTAATCATGGAAACAATAATGATGAGGATGGTCCCATGACACTTGCTACATTTCTGAAAGTTCACCCTCCGACCTTTAGGGGAACCTCAAATCCCACAGATGCAGATAACTGGATTCAAGCTATGGAACGGGCACTGCAGGCTCAGCAGGTTCCTGAGGAGCAATGGGTTGAGTTTGGAACTTATCAGCTGCAGGGTGAGGCTCAGCATTGGTGGCAGGGGACACGACGTATCCTTCAGCCAGATGGCGCTGTGATTCCTTGGGAGGTTTTTCGAACagagttctataagaaataCTTTCCTAATTCAGCCAGAAATGCCAAAGAACTTGAATTGATGCAGTTAAAGCAGGGACAGATGACTGTTGCTGAGTATACTAGCAGGTTTGAGGAGTTATGTCGCTTTTCTCGTATTTGTCAAGGTGCGCCTGATGATTTTGCTGAGTGGAAAtgtattaagtatgagggaGGTCTTCGAAGTGATATTCTAAGCTTCGTTGCACCAATGGAGATCAGAGTGTTTTCAGAACTGGTAAATAAAAGTAGAGTTGCTGAGGATTGTCTGAGAAAGGCGACATCAGATAAGAGTGATCAGCGAATTTTTGTTAGGAGAGATCAGGGAAGGAACTTCGCCCCTAGAGGACAAGATTTTAAGCGAGGCGGTTACACCCCACAACCACATTTGGGTCAGAATAACTTCCAGAGATTCAGTAATAATAACAGTCAGGGAAgaggcaaaggaaagcaagctCAGACCCCACCGAATGATTTAACTTGTAGGAGGTGTGGAAAGTACCACCCGAATACTCCGTGCAGGGCTGGTTTAGGTGTATGCTATTACTGTGGTGAAGCTGGGCATTTGTCTTGGAATTGtccagaaaagaaaaagaatcaagAAGCTGGAAAGGCACAACATCAGGGACGCGTGTTCACTATGACAGCGGATGGTGCTGGAACCGCAGATACTCCGATTAGAGGTAATCACGCACTGATAATCGAAATTTCCGACTGCCTTGCGTAG